A stretch of Deltaproteobacteria bacterium CG11_big_fil_rev_8_21_14_0_20_42_23 DNA encodes these proteins:
- the corA gene encoding magnesium and cobalt transport protein CorA, which yields MGKFAKFKLGKAPGTLAYIGEAKTATVSINLLRYDKENIVEATENSLEQLLQNRKKLKNKWININGLHNATLIEELRKKYEIHPLILEDCIDTQQRPKLESIESHLFAVVKMATVNEHTSTLELEQISLILGKDYLITLQEKEGDVFKILRERIHNTAWRERALETDYLFYALLDTIVDHYFLVLETLTEKAEALEEQILESPSKEVLKNIHHLKSESRRLRRAIWPTREIASSLLRDELKYFKKETFPYLHDLYDHIIQVGDLLDSLREKLSSLLETYLSGVSNKMNEVMKVLTLFAAIFIPLTFVVGIYGMNFRFMPELEWKYSYPLLWIIMILIAAGMLLLFKRKKWL from the coding sequence ATGGGAAAATTTGCTAAATTCAAATTGGGAAAAGCTCCGGGAACCCTTGCCTATATTGGAGAAGCGAAAACTGCAACTGTCAGCATTAATCTTTTAAGATATGACAAAGAGAACATTGTAGAAGCAACAGAAAATTCACTTGAGCAATTGCTTCAAAATCGAAAAAAATTAAAAAACAAATGGATTAATATTAATGGCCTTCACAACGCCACGCTTATTGAAGAGCTTCGAAAAAAATATGAGATTCACCCTCTTATTTTGGAAGATTGTATCGACACCCAACAACGCCCAAAGCTTGAATCAATTGAATCGCATCTTTTTGCCGTTGTAAAAATGGCAACTGTAAATGAACACACATCTACCTTAGAACTCGAACAAATAAGTTTGATACTAGGAAAAGACTACCTTATTACGCTTCAAGAAAAAGAAGGCGATGTTTTTAAAATTCTTCGTGAGCGAATACATAATACCGCTTGGAGAGAACGCGCGCTGGAAACCGATTATCTCTTCTACGCACTTCTTGATACCATTGTTGATCATTACTTTCTCGTTTTAGAAACCCTCACTGAAAAAGCCGAAGCTCTTGAAGAGCAAATTTTAGAAAGTCCATCGAAAGAAGTGTTAAAAAATATTCACCACTTAAAAAGTGAAAGCAGAAGATTGCGAAGAGCTATTTGGCCAACACGAGAAATAGCTTCGTCATTGCTTCGCGATGAGTTGAAATACTTCAAAAAAGAAACCTTTCCTTATCTTCATGATCTTTATGATCACATTATTCAAGTTGGTGATTTGCTAGATTCACTTCGCGAAAAGCTCTCAAGCTTGCTTGAAACCTATCTTTCCGGAGTGAGCAATAAAATGAATGAAGTGATGAAAGTGCTTACGCTTTTTGCTGCCATTTTTATTCCGCTTACTTTTGTTGTTGGTATATACGGAATGAATTTTCGTTTTATGCCAGAACTTGAGTGGAAATATTCTTATCCTCTTCTATGGATTATTATGATTCTGATCGCGGCAGGAATGTTATTGCTTTTCAAACGAAAAAAATGGCTCTGA